In the genome of Panthera uncia isolate 11264 chromosome X, Puncia_PCG_1.0, whole genome shotgun sequence, the window TTTAAGGAAACGTTTGGTCTAATTGGAGAGGCCCCATTCAGCAAAGGAAGGAGACCTGGTTCCTAATAGGAGTCAAGGTAGTGACACTGATTACAGATGAGCGGACCGTTCCCAGAAAAAGGTGAACCACATAGAGCCTTCTCAGACCTGGGAGACTCAGACATAGTGACATGATAAGTGTCACTCACTTCTTCCAGGGAATCTCAGGAAAGTGAGGAATCTTATTGGTGGGGGAAGCATCAAGTCAGTGTATAGAAGATTTTCAGGTACTGCCAGGACCCAAGGAAAAGACCTAAGAATTGAGGGGACCACCTACACCACAGCATTGAGGGCAACAGAATCCCTTCCTGTCAGCCTTGGAAGTCCACACACAGCTGTAGCTAGATCAGGAAACTTTACTTCTGTCTAGGGGGTCTCAGGGAGGCAGGGGCCTTAGAATGATGGGATAGTCCTTAAGCCAAGACACAAAAGATTTCCAGGTCCTTCCTGAGGTGAGGATGAAGGCACTGATGGATGACTGAGATGAGCACCCACCCAAAGCTCTGGGGCCCACGAAGTTCTGCCCCCTTCCAGCCCTCGGAAACCTCAGGTAGAGGTAGCCAGATGCGTCAGCCCTCGCTTCCACATCATAAGCCTCAGGGAGATAAGGGCCTTGGTCCAGACCTAGAAGACCCAGGTGGGCTGAGGGAGGAACCTAGATCCTGTGTCCAAATTAAGACTAAAGAGGTCAGTGATGTCAGAAGGGCGAAGTCCGTGGAATCTAACTCCTGCTACCAATCCAGGGAGTCCATGGATAGGGTGACTGGAAGTGGCTCACTGTTTCTTTCATCCTGGGGTTTTCAGGATGGCGAGAATCTTAATACCACCTGAGGGAGCTCAGGTCAACAAAGGGAGGATCTCCAGGTTTCACCAGGACTCACGGAGAGGGCCTTGAGGACTGTGTGCAACTCCGCCCCATACCAGcagggtgcccctcccccccccccccccccagtgatcTCTCTCCTTCTCGTCAGTCCCAGGAGTCTCCAGGAATAGTTGTTCATTAGAGGTGCCCATCAGGTCCCACTCAGAGATAACAGGGGAGTGAGAAGATTGATCTGATGGGTCAGTAGCAGGAAGAATCCCAGGCCATCTTTTGAGTAAAAAGTGAGGACTACACATAATAGGGCCTCAGCCCACCTGCTATAGCTTTCAGCCTCTAGAGACTATGGGCACCGTGGCCAAATACGGCCACCCCTCACTTCTACCACTGGGTCTCAGTGAGTTGTGGACTTTATTATGAGGAGAATTCCTCAGGTCATGAGAGGGAGAGTCCCAGATCCTCCCAAGAGGCAAAGTGAGGACCATGAACAACAGCTGAAGCTACCACCACCACTGCCCTCCACCGAGTAGGGGGAACAGAATCTTTCCAAGTCCCCATGCTCAGCCCCTGAAGGCCCAAAGCTTCATTATTAGGCTGAGACTCCTCCTCATTTCTTTGCATCAAGTCTAAGGGAGGTGAGATCCTGTGTTGAGGGTGCAACACCTGTCAATAGAAGGGAGGGTCCCAAACTCTAGGCGTAGAAAAGATGAGGACTGAGTGAGGACTGAGGACCAACAAGTCCCGCACCGAGAGGGCCCCACAGTGCTGTCAGCACTTCTCAGTTCCTGCTTGTGGGTCCCAGGGAGCTTCGACATGTCAATTTTATGGAAGCACAGGAAAGAGGTCCCGGGCCCTACCAAGAGTTGATGTGATAATCATAGATTATCCTTGAACACAGAGAAGGTACATGCTACCAGTCCCACTTGTCACCTCAGTGAGCCACAGGCGGGGCTGGCAAGCTGGAACCTGGGGCTCACTTAATCTGGCTTCCTCCACTGGGTTCACAGGGGACAGGCTGACCGAGTGCAAGAGCCCTGGGGGGGTCCCAGAGCCGTGCCTCTCAGAAAACCTGCAGAGGTGGTCTCTCCCTGCTGAGGGGCTCACACTCTCATCTTCCCTGCTCCAGGTGTCGGTAGCTCCTGCCCACACTGCCTGCTGTCCCTGACCAGCCATGCCGCGGGGCCATAAGAGTAAGCTCCGTGCCCGCGAGAAACGCCGCCAGGCCCGAAGTGGATCGCAGGGTCTCGCGGGTGCTCAGGCTGCCGCAACAGAGGGTGAAGAGTCCACCTCCTCTCCTGTTTCTGGGGCTGCTCCCCTGAGCTCCCCTGCTGCTGGCACTTCCCAGGAGCCTCAAAAAGGCCAAGCCACCACCAAGCCTGCTGGGCGTGTTTCACGGCGAAGATCTAAGGCAGGTGCCAAGAGCCAGGTTAAGGAAAGTAAAAATTCGTCCCAGGCCTCAACTTCTGCTGAGAAAGCTCAAAACGATCCTCTAACCAGGAAGGTGGGGATGCTGATGGAATTCCTGCTAGAGAAGCATAACATGAAAGAGCCCATTATGAGGGCAAGTATGCTGAAGATTGTCACCAGAAGGTTTAAGGAGCACTTCCCTGAGATCCTCAAGAGAGCTTCTGAGCACTTGGAGCTGGTGTTTGGCCTCGAGTTAAAGGAAGTCAAGCCCAACGGTCTCGCCTACACCCTCGTCAGCATCCTAGATACCACCGATGACGGCAGTGTGAGCATTGGCTCTGGCTTACCTAAGAGCGGGCTGCTCATTCCTCTCTTGGGTGTCATCTTCTTGAGTGGCAATCAAGCCTCTGAAGAAGACGTCTGGGAATTCCTGAATATCTTGGGCGTCTATGATGGAAGGAAGCATTCAATCTTCGGGGATCCCAGGAAGCTCATCACCCAAGATTTGGTGCAGGAAAAGTACCTGGAGTACCGCCAGGTGCCCGACAGCAATCCTCCACGCTATGAGTTCCTGTGGGGCCAGAGAGCCCATGCTGAAACCAGCAAGATGAAGATCCTCGAGTTTTTGGCCAAGGTCCACGACACCGTCCCCAGTGCCTTCCCGTACCATTATGCAGAGGCTCTGCgagatgaggaagagagagccCGAGTCCAAGCCGCAGCCGGCGCAGCCTCTACTGCCAAAGCTAGTGCTCGTTCCCGGGCCGCATCTGGCCGCTCTGCTCCTCCTTAGAGAGGGCTGAGGCAGATTCTTCGCTTTGTGTTTGATGAGGTCTGCCAACCTTTTAAGTAGTGAGAGGTTAAGGTGGGGTTGGAGAGACCATAAtatatcttctttgttttcctgttgtGCATTGAGTAGCTTACaaatgttcctttaaaaagaatgtttcagaAGAATCTAATAAGATTCAGAATCCAAGTTTATAAATGACATGGATCGCATATTGCCGTTTATCAGGTTTAAGAGTAAGGTTTAAGAATAAGATTTAAGAGTAAGAGTTTTGGTATTGTGTAATGTAGCTTGAAAATCCTTGTGTCTTCTTCGAGTTCCAGAACAAGATAATATGGCTTTGGAATGgggatttttttcagaaataggaAAGAACCAGCAAAAATATAGCTctagttttaaaatagaaacaaagtaaaatgtagTTACATCTTGGTTTGTcttatttttgtctgtctctttgtgAAATTTAAGGATATATACCTCAATGTCCTTAATTTATTGAAGAGTTCggagaaaattaaagaataataaattacgTTCCTCACTCAGTGCCCAGTTTATTCTCACCATTAATTGAGTGTCTGCTCTTTGGAAGGTTATATATTAGTAGCGATGATGCTGATGATAAAGAAGACCCTGCACCTGGCATAGATTTTTAACGGCAGCTACTATATAAGGAAGATGGTGTGATGAATTCTAATACGTAaaagacaagttaaaaaaaaaaacaatgaggaagGGGGTCAGGTGAAAGTACTAAAGTGTAAATTCTCTGAGCCAGGACACTTTGGGGTCTGGGGCTTTGGAGATTCCTTGCCGCAAAGTAATTTTAAGTGAGCTGCTTGCTGGGCTAGGTGGGGCTGTGATTGTCGTGAGCAGGGGCCAGACCTTCGGATGGGAGGCCTCAGGGTTGACAGACAACTCTGGAGTGAGACACTGTCCTTAACAGTTACTTTGAGATTGTAGGTAAACCACAGAGCATCACCAACTGGGGAAGGACTAGAAGGTGGTTGGTGCTTTTGTGCAGGTGCGGGTAAGTTTGGTGCGCACAGTGTTTTATGAACGTTGTCTTTGGGAATTTCTCAGAGATAAGGGCGATATTCCCTTAGCAGGATGCCAAGAAGCGCTGTGCTGGCACTCTTTGACCTGGGGGAACCAGACCCTACTCTGCTAAAGAGGTTATGTTGAATGTAACTTGACAAAATGTCAAAATAGGACTAGATTTTGGTGGTGGTGAGGCAAATGAAAATAGCATTGTTTTTGTTGGGAGGgcagttgggagggaggggaattcTTGGTGCTTGACAAATTATACAAGCTTTGGGTTGAATCCCGGTGAAATCCCTGCATCCAAATTAAAGAACATACTCTATAATGGGGAAATTTCACTTAGTGTTACTTGCTAAGCAGCAGTTAGGCCGACGTGGTTTTCTTTGTCCTAGAGTACTACAGTCTCTGAAATCtcctgaacaaaaacaaaaaaattcccagaGATGAGGGAAGTTTCTTCTGGTGTGAAAACAAGCAtaataataactaccatttattaaagacCCAGTATTTGCCAGTCACTGTGCGAGATACTTCACATACATTACATATGTTCTAGCACTCCTGCAGGACGGGGTTTATCCAACACTTGGCAGATGAAGAACTTGAAATATTCCCAAGTTCATATGGCTGGTGAAGTGACAGAACCAGGAATAGAGCTCAGTCTGATTGCTCTGGAGCCCACAATGTGCCACTCCTCCCAGCCTGAGGCCTACCTGTTCCTTGATTACCTTCTCTTGCTATGCCATGATGTCTCTCAGGCAATGAAAGAAGGACCCTGTggccaaaagaagaaagataaaaatgagaatcGGGCACAATTTGGGGATTGTCCCTGGGGTTCATGTCCCTAGGATCTCCTGGCCCCTTGCCCCAGGGTCCCCCGACAGCTGGCTCTGCCCTGGTCTCAGCACAAATGTCCAGTCCCGGCACTTTCCTGCATGACGGCTCCCTCCCCTGGGGCTTCCCCAGGGGGCCCTCATGTCCATACCTGGGCCTGACCTTCAGGCCAGCTCTCTCCTGGGTCCTCCCCTGGAGGCTGCACCCTGCTCCTGGGGGAACAGACAGCTCTCAGGCTTCACCCTCCCCTGATTTAGAGCATTCCAACTCCCTGCAACTCCCATCCCACACCCTGGCCCCCCCTCTGACAGCAACTGCCCTTCTGTGTAATTCTGACAGGTCTAGACACCTCCTCATCTCCCCTGGGTGCCTCCACCTCACTCTAAAAGGTTTGTTGCCAAATCAGCTGGTAAGTACACTCTGATTTGACATCGAATCTCCAGGGCCTTTGTTTGTAACTCTGAGGCTGGAGAAGACTTTTTTGGAAACAACTTGATATTTGCAGTAGAATTTTAATGAAGTGTCTTATTTGAATGTGGTCATTGAATCTGTACACTGATGAGTGAACTTAACTACGTGGTCAAGAACCAAAGCCTCCTGCCTAAGTGGTAGATGAGGAAGGACCCAGGAAACCACTGTGTAAGTAAATGTCTGCTGAGGCTCAATTCCCAAAAACTCATCTTGGCAGACATGCTAAGtttcaataaaaaggaaaaaggattcaCTGTTCTTCCAGTGAATCTTGTCTGTATCTGTCCCAGGGAAAATGTTGTTTTCACACTGTACTTAATGGCACCTGTTCACATCAGGTGGTGGGTAGCCATGATTTTGACCACGCACCTAAAAAAGTAGGGGAAAATTCTCAGCCTACTGAGATTATACAGGTTATTGCAAATGGCCATGCAGGAAGGTGCTGTTGAGGGACAAGGGGTAAGCCCTCCCTGCTGAGATTTACAGGACCCTTTTGAAAATTagatggtaattctatatttgaaAACATCAGTTACATTTTACGCAAGAGAAGAATAATTGATGAATTTCAAGGTAAATTTGGCCTTCTCAGAAACTCCTCCAACTTCCTCAAGAAGGTTGAGGGtacttgggtgggtcagtcggttgagcatccaactcttgatttcagttcatgtcatgatctcatggtttgttgagtcgagccccacatctggctctgtgctgacattggcAAAGCCTGCTAGGgattatctccctccctctccctctgcccctcccctcctcaaaacaataaacatttttgaaaaagggaAGAAGGTTGTTGTTATAACCAATTGCAACAGTTGCTCCTGATTGAGTACCTACAATGCAGAAGCCATCAATTGCCATCCCACTCATAGTTGGGAGGGTCATGTGACTAACCCCTACCACTGACCTATGAGCAGAAGCATGTTTATCACCTCCAGGCCAAAGCACATTAGAGCCAGTATGCCACCTCCAGGCTCTCTCTTCCATTCAGCAGCAATCATGGGGAGCCCGTGTTGACATGTGGAGCCACGTGATGGATACAGCCTGGATCTCTGGGTCGCCTCATAGCAGTGAGTCTCTTGCCAACCCCCATCAGGTAGTATGTACGCAAGAAATAAGTGCTGATTGCATTAAGCCATTCAGCTTTCAGGTTTCCTCTATTGCATCAGTTAGCAATAACTTCATCTGAGTCATGTGCAACTGGTATTTCTGTTGTTAGcctcatttaaacattttaatggcaAAGCTAATAGTAGTTTATATATTCTTGTTATAAAAAATTCTAACACAGGTCAGAGTCTCCCCCCCATAACATTCCCCCAAAATTCAACCCCCTTTTCAAAAGTAACCACAATGAACAGTCTGATGTGTGtcattttaaaactgatttgAGGCTTTTTCATACATAGGTGTGCCATAAGAAGATAGTGTTTTTAGGCATACATAGGCAACAGTGTGCATATTGTTCTGTAACTTGCCCTTCTAACTTAATGAAGTGAACGCAGGATCTTTCCATGACAGCTCATATGAGATCTGTCTCACTTTTTATAACTGCCATCACCATTAGAAAAAGTCCCAACCATCCCTCTCTCTGGTTCTGGCAACTTACAGCATGAAGCAGAGCCACCTCAACCAGCCTATAGGTCCCTGAGAACTCAGGGCCTCTGTGTTAAGATGCTGAGTTTTGCGGCTATTCATCAGGCACAAGGCGTTTACTAATATGTACGTTAAGGATTAGCAATGGTTACAAGCAATTCAGATTtgaatttttcatctttgtattccacAGGTAGCACATAggactcttaaaaatattttaggggagcctgggtggttcagttggttgggcatctgacttcagcttaggtcatgatctcataatccatgggttcaagctctgcgtcgggctctgtgctgacagctcagagcctggagcctgcttcagattctgtgtctccctctctctctgcccctcaccttttcacgctctctctctctctctctctctctctctctctctcaaaaatgaataaacattggggtgcctgggtggctcagtcggttaagcgtccgacttcagctcaggtcacgatctcacggtcctcgagttcgagccccgcatcgggctctgggctgatggctcagagcctggagcctgcttccgattctgtgtctccctctctctctgtccctcccccattcatgctctgtctctctatgtctcaaaaataaataaacgtttaaaaaaaattttttttttaaatgaataaacattaaaaaaaaaaggttaagaaaagcTTTAAAAGGCATGAGAAATGCCAATTATAGATATTAGGGAAacctttaaaatgggaaaaataatttataaaggaagaagtaaatgaTCTATAATAATTTCacctataaaatacaaaaaatgtattttgaactcataaactgttcTCTCTCAAGATGGCAGATTAACAGAAAATTTGTTTCAGAGGATAAATTCCTGATGGTTCATGGCTTTCTACTTAGTTCATGGGGCATATTTATCTCACACTATCTAGAAAGACAACACGCAGTACTTAGGAGCATGGGATTCTGGAGCTAGACATTTggtgtttgaatcccagctctaccatttaTTAGCGGTGTGATCTTGGATAAATTACTTAGCCCCTCTGTgcctcttttctcatctgtaaaattgggtaCCTAACTATGAAATGATATTGAGGATTAAACATAAGGCATTCATAGCAGAGCCCACAAATTCATAAGCATTATATATGcattaactattattttattatcaaagCTTTTTGCTGAATTTTGATcttgtgtgttaactaacttctAATACAGTAAAAATATGAACCCTATAGATAACAACAAACCAAAGtgtagagaggcacctgggtggctcagttggttaagtgtccaactcttggtttcggctcatgtcatgatcttagggtttgtgggttcaagccccacgtcaggctccggactgtcagcatggagcctccttgggattctctctctctctctctctctctctctctctctctctcaaaacaaataaacttacaaaaaaaagtagaaatataacCTCTGAGAGCTGTCATGTCTGTAGTCCCTAAAACACTATAGGAGAATTCTCATTAATATTAAGttgataaaaaattattttataatgtttaaataCTAGCCACGGTTATCAGAAAAATGTATTAACCTTAGTACTTCATTCCTCATTTATATAGGATAAATGAGGtgctttattttctgtcattAGTAAATAGCTACTTAAAGAAGAACTGAGGAACTTGGCTTTGACCACATCTTGGACTAAGACTTAAGGAGAGTTTGGTATCCAAggatacctctttttttttcagcccAATCTTGCTTtaatctagtctttttttttttcttttttaattcacatccaagttagttagcatatagtgctataatgatttcaggaatagattccactGATTCATCCCCcctgtataacacccagtgctcatcccaacaagtgtgttccctaatgccccttacccatttagcccatccctgcacccacaacccctccagcaaccctcagtttgttctttgtatttgagagtctcatgttttgtcctccttctttttctattatttttgtttcccttcccttatgttcatctgttttgtatcttaaagtcctcctatgagtgaagtcatatcatttttgtctttctctgactggctcatttcacttagcataataccctctagttccatctacgtcGTTGCAAATgaaagatttcgttctttttgattgcagagtaatattccattgtataggtataccacatcttctttattcatccatcgatggacatttgggctctttgcatactttggctattgtcaatagcactgctataaacattggggtgcatgtgcccctttgaaacggcacacctgtatctcttggattaatacctggtagtgcaattgctgggtcagagggtacttctatttttaattttttgaggaacctccatactgttttccagagtggctgcatcagtttgcattcccaccagcagtgcaaaagagatcctctttctctgcatcctcaccaacatctgttgttgcctgagttgtttattttagctattatgatggctgtgaggtggtatctcattgtgcttttaatttgtattttcctgatggtgagtgatactgagcattttttcatgtgtcagttagccatctgcacatcttctttggagacgtgtctattcgtgtcttttgcccatttcttcactggattatttgttttttgggtcttgagtttgataggttctttatagattttggatactaaccctttatctgatatgtcatttgcaaatatcttctctcattctgtcgattgccttt includes:
- the LOC125931579 gene encoding melanoma-associated antigen B1-like, which translates into the protein MPRGHKSKLRAREKRRQARSGSQGLAGAQAAATEGEESTSSPVSGAAPLSSPAAGTSQEPQKGQATTKPAGRVSRRRSKAGAKSQVKESKNSSQASTSAEKAQNDPLTRKVGMLMEFLLEKHNMKEPIMRASMLKIVTRRFKEHFPEILKRASEHLELVFGLELKEVKPNGLAYTLVSILDTTDDGSVSIGSGLPKSGLLIPLLGVIFLSGNQASEEDVWEFLNILGVYDGRKHSIFGDPRKLITQDLVQEKYLEYRQVPDSNPPRYEFLWGQRAHAETSKMKILEFLAKVHDTVPSAFPYHYAEALRDEEERARVQAAAGAASTAKASARSRAASGRSAPP